TGCTGTTAAAGACGGAGATGATTATATTTTAAACGGTGTGAAGCATTTTATTACAAATGGCGGAGTTGCGAAGATTTATACAATAATTGCCTCCACCAACCCTGCAAAGGGAAGCCGCGGAGCATCTGCATTTATTGTTGAAGAAGGCATGGACGGCTTTTCATACGGGAAAAAGGAAGAAAAAATGGGTATAAGGGCATCTGCTACAAGTGAACTTATCTTTGAAGACTGCCGTATTCCCAAAGAAAATATAATAGGCAGGGAAGGAATGGGATTCCCTGTTGCAATGAAGACTCTTGACAGGTCTCGTCCCGGAGTTGCAGCTCAGGCACTTGGCATTGCTCAGGGGGCTTTTGATTATGCAAGAACTTATGCACGTCAGAGAAAACAGTTTGGCCATCCAATCTCCAGTTTTCAGGCGATTCAATTTAAACTTGCAGATATGGCAACAAAGATTGAGGCTGCAAGAGCATTGATTTATCAGACTGCACGCATGATTGATAATGGTGTAAAGAATGTATCAAAAGAGTCTGCAATGTGTAAACTGTTTGCATCAGATGTTGCAATGCAGGTAACAACAGATGCAGTCCAGATATACGGAGGCTATGGATACATGAAAGAGTATCCTGTTGAGAAATATATGCGTGACGCAAAAATTACTCAAATTTATGAAGGCACAAATGAGATACAAAGAGGAGTAATAGGCCATGCAGTAATTAAAGAAGTTTTAAAGGGTGTATAATTTGGAAAAAGTATTTCATGTTAAAATTGATATAATTTTATATATTTATATGAATTCTTTCTTGCATTTTGTAGCTTTTTAATTAGATTGTCTGATGTGGAATAAAACTGTTATTTTGATTTGTATTTTAACAGAAATTGATTCTTTAGAAAGATAAAACAGGGTGTGGAGGTTAAGATGATTGATGAAATTAAGAAAATGTTGGGTGATGATGCAGAAAATTTGTTGAACTATAAAGCAAAGGTAAGTAAGGATACACTGCATCTGCCGGGGCCTGATTTTATTGACAGAATTTTTTTACAGACAGACCGCAGTCCGGTTGTACTGCGTAATATGGCTGCAATGTTTAATCACGGCAGGCTTTCAGGAACAGGATATCTTTCAGTTTTGCCTGTTGACCAGGGGATTGAACATAGTGCGGGTGCTTCATTTGCACCGAATCCAATCTATTTTGATCCGGAAAATATTGTAAAACTCGCTATTGAGGGAGGATGTAATGCTGTTGCATCAACTCTCGGTGTGCTGGGCTCTGTATCAAGAAAGTATGCACACAAAATTCCTTTTATTGTAAAAATAAACCACAATGAATTTTTAACTTATCCTGAAAAATTTGACCAAATTATGTTTGCAAGCGTACAGCAGGCATTTGATCTCGGTGCTGTTGCCATAGGCGCGACTATCTATTACGGATCGACTGGAAGCAACAGGCAGATTCAGGAAGTTTCCGAAGCATTCCAGTATGCTCATGAATTGGGCCTGGCAACTGTTCTGTGGACATATCTAAGAAATCCGGCTTTTAAAACTAAAGATGCAGATTATCATACTTCAGCAGACTTAACAGGGCAGGCAAATCATCTTGGTGTTACAATTGAGGCAGATATTATCAAGCAGAAACAGCCTACAAATAACGGCGGTTATAAGGCAATAAATTTTGGGAAAACAAACGAAAAAGTTTATACTGAGCTTTCAAGTGATCACCCTATTGACCTGACTCGTTATCAGGTAATTAACTGCTACAGCGGCCGTGCAGGGCTTATTAATTCTGGCGGAGCATCTTCAGGAGACGGTGATCTTGAACA
The nucleotide sequence above comes from bacterium. Encoded proteins:
- a CDS encoding acyl-CoA dehydrogenase family protein; protein product: MEYFLKEEEQMIKDLAKQVADEKIRPVAAHHDETGEFPWDIMKSLAEMDFFRIYIDEEYGGLGLGTMGLVLATEELSKACGGISLGFAATALGTMPIMLSGSKEQKDKYLPELASGKILAGFGLTEPDAGSDASNMKTTAVKDGDDYILNGVKHFITNGGVAKIYTIIASTNPAKGSRGASAFIVEEGMDGFSYGKKEEKMGIRASATSELIFEDCRIPKENIIGREGMGFPVAMKTLDRSRPGVAAQALGIAQGAFDYARTYARQRKQFGHPISSFQAIQFKLADMATKIEAARALIYQTARMIDNGVKNVSKESAMCKLFASDVAMQVTTDAVQIYGGYGYMKEYPVEKYMRDAKITQIYEGTNEIQRGVIGHAVIKEVLKGV
- a CDS encoding class I fructose-bisphosphate aldolase, with product MIDEIKKMLGDDAENLLNYKAKVSKDTLHLPGPDFIDRIFLQTDRSPVVLRNMAAMFNHGRLSGTGYLSVLPVDQGIEHSAGASFAPNPIYFDPENIVKLAIEGGCNAVASTLGVLGSVSRKYAHKIPFIVKINHNEFLTYPEKFDQIMFASVQQAFDLGAVAIGATIYYGSTGSNRQIQEVSEAFQYAHELGLATVLWTYLRNPAFKTKDADYHTSADLTGQANHLGVTIEADIIKQKQPTNNGGYKAINFGKTNEKVYTELSSDHPIDLTRYQVINCYSGRAGLINSGGASSGDGDLEQAVRTAVINKRAGGMGLISGRKSFQRPMDEGVNLLNAIQEVYLSEELTIA